The Ostrinia nubilalis chromosome 17, ilOstNubi1.1, whole genome shotgun sequence genome contains a region encoding:
- the LOC135079629 gene encoding uncharacterized protein LOC135079629 isoform X2 encodes MAEHDSSETESECDTKEFVETRLPDTNDQLFLKEFIEKMEVLPGLWDTNSPFYTNLRQRRKAMEELLVIYKQIKPRATIDDVRKKLNSLRSNYRKEVRRIASSKLSAESEDDVYKPKSLLKKKNKKEVMKIVRHQSK; translated from the exons ATGGCAGAGCACGATAGCTCCGAAACCGAATCCGAGTGTGATACCAAAGAATTTGTTGAGACCCGACTCCCTGATACCAATGACCAGTTATTTTTAAAGGAGTTCATCGAGAAAATGGAGGTTTTACCTGGGCTGTGGGACACCAACTCTCCGTTTTATACGAACCTCAGACAGAGACGTAAAGCGATGGAAGAGCTGTTGGTGATATACAAACAAATTAAGCCACGCGCGACCATCGATGATGTAAGGAAGAAGCTCAACTCCTTGCGGTCGAATTATCGAAAAGAAGTAAGAAGGATCGCAAGCAGTAAACTTTCTGCCGAGAGTGAGGACGACGTTTACAAGCCGAAGTC ACTTCTCAAGAAAAAGAACAAGAAAGAGGTAATGAAGATAGTCCGCCACCAATCAAAATAA
- the LOC135079629 gene encoding uncharacterized protein LOC135079629 isoform X1, with amino-acid sequence MAEHDSSETESECDTKEFVETRLPDTNDQLFLKEFIEKMEVLPGLWDTNSPFYTNLRQRRKAMEELLVIYKQIKPRATIDDVRKKLNSLRSNYRKEVRRIASSKLSAESEDDVYKPKSWVFYALHFLGKIKPKSTTSQEKEQERGNEDSPPPIKITRTIPAMLIQNVPNSLPTYIIPQSNSKPSSFPLPQLISPTTNTGNTSKSVLNPTPIYRSQVENKDPVMPQLRLISPTPQPSNSTKTIINPTAIYWSHKLDNIKDPIQKLFAEKYINEILFQAQLGNLAGPPVIHTISDNK; translated from the exons ATGGCAGAGCACGATAGCTCCGAAACCGAATCCGAGTGTGATACCAAAGAATTTGTTGAGACCCGACTCCCTGATACCAATGACCAGTTATTTTTAAAGGAGTTCATCGAGAAAATGGAGGTTTTACCTGGGCTGTGGGACACCAACTCTCCGTTTTATACGAACCTCAGACAGAGACGTAAAGCGATGGAAGAGCTGTTGGTGATATACAAACAAATTAAGCCACGCGCGACCATCGATGATGTAAGGAAGAAGCTCAACTCCTTGCGGTCGAATTATCGAAAAGAAGTAAGAAGGATCGCAAGCAGTAAACTTTCTGCCGAGAGTGAGGACGACGTTTACAAGCCGAAGTCGTGGGTTTTCTACGCGTTGCATTTTTTGGGCAAGATTAAGCCAAAATCTACG ACTTCTCAAGAAAAAGAACAAGAAAGAGGTAATGAAGATAGTCCGCCACCAATCAAAATAACACGGACAATCCCCGCGATGTTAATTCAAAACGTTCCTAACTCATTACCAACCTACATCATACCTCAGTCCAACAGCAAACCTAGTTCCTTTCCATTACCCCAGCTGATTTCTCCCACAACAAATACTGGCAACACCTCTAAATCAGTTTTAAATCCTACACCTATATACAGGTCGCAAGTAGAAAATAAGGATCCAGTAATGCCTCAATTAAGATTAATATCTCCCACGCCTCAGCCAAGCAACTCTACTAAGACAATAATAAATCCAACAGCGATATACTGGTCACACAAACTGGATAATATTAAGGATCCAATCCAAAAGTTGTTTGCTGAAAAATATATAAACGAAATTTTATTCCAAGCGCAGCTAGGGAATTTGGCAGGACCACCTGTTATACATACGATTTCGGATAATAAGTAG